The Brassica napus cultivar Da-Ae chromosome C1, Da-Ae, whole genome shotgun sequence DNA segment TTGCAAGTTatctggaagatatcaagatctTGAAAAGAAGTTTCCACAGCTCAGAGCTCATCCATATACCAAAGACGCATAATTCAAGGGCGGACAGTCTATCACGTAGTGCAAGAAAGCAACCCTCGTTTGTAGTCcatatggatgcggagttaccagtttggtttacagagtctatatgagtttGTTTGTtcctgacaaaaaaaaaattttaatatggaaaatatatttttaataactataacactgatgataaaattataaataagaaataatTCAGACAAAAATATAGAAGTTTTTCATTTTCTcagtaaaaaattatattatttcatttatattctaaaataattaattaacataTCATTAATTGAgtatttagttataaaaatgattatgaagagcttttatattttttttacgatcaatttttaactatttatataatctaattttgattatgctttataattttaatgtcaAAAAATTTGTTAATGAAATGTTAATTCAACTTTTTATTCTCAAACAAAAAGAGTTATCGATTGATGGATTCTTCATGATTCTCtatgtttataataaatatcttcaaaataaaatttatataatctcTATAAATGTGTAACAAGATTTCTTCTgcattttaatgaaaaataagtTTCACCAAAAACTGTTAAGATCCAAAATGTTGCTGCATTATTAGAATCATGAAGAATGTATATACAAGTGATATTATTCttctaagaataaaaaatatattaatattttaaaaaaaattaaaattttgacagtaaaattatgaaaatattctaTTTAGGACTATATGAATAGCTACAAAGTTACATAATTAtcgtaaataattataaaatttaattataattattcaaCTAATGATATGTTAACTAACCATTTTAGAATATACatgaatttttttgaataaactaattaaaaattagattttaatttattcaatatttaatatttataaaatgttatagttactaaataatttatactaaaatttaacatccaattttttttaaaatgttgatTTATACTTTTGCCAAAAAATCATCAATTTTAAAAGCCATTTTAGGCCTACTATTAGTCAATTATAACTGTTGACTAACGAAAGACTAAAATGATATGGTcaacaaaattttatgattaaaatgGCTTGTCAACAAaacttcaatttattttttacttaccGAAAAAATTGTGCTTTATTTCAACCAAATTTTAAAGTTGAtgatttatatgatattttccAAATAGAAATAGCTAATTAAAGCTTTATTTGGTGCATGAAAGTGATGGAAAAAAAGTTTAAGATGtctttaaaaactaaaaagtatCGATTAATCCGTGAAAGGGTTTTAAAGAGGTTGTTGTTTAAGAAACCAAAAGTTATCTATCACATTGACACTAGAAACATAATTTATGAGTATGGAGTAAATTACTGTTCAAGAGGAGGGAATAATGCAGCTCACAAAATAGCAAGGAAGATTATTATAAggaaaattgaaaaaaagaTACACTTTCAACATAGATTTGTCCCACTAGGATTTATAGAggattattttagttaaataaGATGTATGTTTTCTTTAATACCCTTATACCCTTCAATTAACCAAATTAATCTTAATATTTAGTAATtgatttaagtttttataaaaaagaaaaaaaatacagaaagtaaaaaaaaaaacagaaaaatccaCGCTAGAGGTTATCATGTTCGAAAACGTGGCTTAGGCGGACAGATAATCGTCGGAAGAGCGCGTTGCGGCATGAGACCGCCGCGATTTGGCCTTGGGCGGTCTGTTACTCGAAAAAGATGAAGAAATCAGTATTCTGTTGATTTGAAGTCCGTAATTAAGTGTTTCATAATAGATTTGTTATATGTTGTTTAAAACCTAGAAGAACAgcaagaaaaaaacatgaaaatcgcGAAAAAAGAACAGCGGCTGGAGTTAGGTCTGAGAATTCGCAGGTCTCAGGTAGGAGACGGagttatttttgtcattttcctttcttttcatttaatctcagaaaataggaaaaaaaagcTCTCCTCTACTCGAACCCATGACTTGTACGTTCTTATAAATGCGGCTGTACATTCACATGCTCAATATATAAACCGATAATACGTGTACAAATATACTAATGTGTGATtggtaaataactaaatataactTAACTGGGAGTAAATTAAAATAGATGAACTGAgtgaaaaaaaattgagagtaaataaaataaataagtgtcACATCCAGCGCAACTGACATTCCCACTTCAGAAACTAAGAGAAAAATACAAAGAGATTTACCTTCACTTAAACAGTAACTGGAGTAaaagaataaattaataattaaaattttgtctaCCTGATTGGTAAGTTATGAGCTGAAAGGGGAGTAACATATTTATAGCAAGAATATTAACGCTATCGATGACTTATAGTCATACCCTAAACTGCTCCATGATTAATTTCCATATAAGCTTAAAAAgtataagatgaagaagagaaacacaaagaacAAAAGAGATAAAATCGTGGTAGAAAAGATATTATGAGATATTTTATGgtagatttagtttagatttaggaaacttctttaaccgaatatggaagtttccatatgTTCTGGATTTGCCTAGAATATGTATACTATCTTATGCAGAACACAGTAGAATATGTGATAAACATATTTTTCCTTTAGGCGTCACATAAGGTAAAATGCAGAACATGTTATGACATGTAATCTAGATAATATATATCATTGAGTTGTGGCTATATGTCGTTATCAAGCTGTAGATAGAGTGAAGACAactttcttgattataacgtaACGAATTCTAGATTTGTTAGAACATACGAGAAATGTTAGTTTATGTTATATATCTTTGATATATCTATATTTAAAACTTAGTATCTGATTTATAGACTAAGTAGATAACTAGAATGAGTATTTTAACTGTAGctagaagataaaataatatatgattctatttttttaaaaaaaaatttaaacatatatattgttatacttatgtttccaatagttttcatattttcttaaatttttaaaattcagtttactattttttcgaAGGGTAAAACATATCCGGAATTGCCAAAAATATCAGAAGTcctaaaaagacaaacaaaagttgaaagtgttttttttttccaattttcccaTTATAATATTTGTGTCTAATGTCCTTAAGTTATATTTTGTAGTGCCAAAATGGTTAAAATTTCAGGTGGAGTCAGATATGAGAGTGTATGCTGAACATGTTGGGTAATGAAAGTTGTTTAtgagcaaaaaagaaaaaaaagaaaaggaacaCAATTTATAAGAGAAATTATCTTGCTGGAAACCATAGCAGGCCTGACTCAATAGTGGGCTTGTTTTCTAATAATAATTTGGAGGTATCACGCGACTCGCTTGAAGCGACTGCTTGTGGGCCAGTGGCAAACGTTCTGACCCATGTAGAGTCTCTATGATTGATAGTAGCAATCAGCAAATGTCATAACTTCGCATTAGTATCATCATCTGAATAATCAGCGGTGGTGAAATCCTATGGCTCTATCACGCCTCTCATCGCGATCTAAGGGAATCTCTCGTCCCCTCTCCGCCGCCTTCAGCCGTTCCATCTCAACCGACACCACACCGATCACAATCGAGACTTCGCTTCCTTTCACCGCTCACTTATGCGACCCACCCTCTCGCTCCGTCGAATCCTCCACCCAAGAGCTCCTCTCCTTCTTCCGCACCATGGCTCTGATGCGGCGCATGGAGATCGCCGCCGATTCCCTTTACAAAGCGAAGCTAATCCGAGGGTTCTGCCACCTCTACGACGGCCAGGAAGCCGTGGCCATCGGGATGGAGGCTGCGATCACGAAGAAGGACGCGATCATCACGGCGTACCGCGATCACTGCATCTTCCTAGGCCGAGGGGGGTCGCTGTACGAGGTGTTCGCGGAGCTTATGGGGAGGCAAGACGGTTGCTCGAAAGGGAAAGGTGGATCGATGCATTTCTATAAGAAGGATTCGTCGTTTTACGGTGGGCATGGGATTGTCGGTGCTCAGGTTCCGTTAGGGTGTGGGATTGCTTTCGCGCAGAAGTATTCCAAGGAGGAGGCTGTGACGTTCGCTATGTATGGCGATGGTGCTGCGAATCAAGGGCAGCTTTTTGAAGCTTTGAATATCTCTGCTCTTTGGGATTTGCCTTCCATTCTCGTCTGCGAGAACAATCACTGTTAGCGTCtcttctttgtttgtttgtatgaTCTTCTGTTAGGTTTCTTATGATGTTATTATACGTGTAGATGGGATGGGAACTGCTGAGTGGAGAGCTGCCAAGAGCCCATCTTACTATAAGCGTGGTGATTATGTTCCTGGTTTGAAGGTTAGCTCTTTGAATCTTCTCTGTAACAACTAACAATGTGTAGCTTGTTAAGATTCAATTATTACCTTACAAGTGTATAATGAagtatttttacatataaatcTTTGAACTTCCAAGTAAGACAATAGGTTCTTATTACAAGCTCCTCTTTTCTACTACTTCTGGTTTACTGATAAGTAATAGATTTTCATTTGCATTATATATACTACAGAGTTTTTTGGAAGGATTTACTGTGACTCTTATGTAGCTTTAATTTTGCTTGGCCTCTGTGTGAATTGGCGGATGGAT contains these protein-coding regions:
- the LOC106376756 gene encoding pyruvate dehydrogenase E1 component subunit alpha-1, mitochondrial, with product MALSRLSSRSKGISRPLSAAFSRSISTDTTPITIETSLPFTAHLCDPPSRSVESSTQELLSFFRTMALMRRMEIAADSLYKAKLIRGFCHLYDGQEAVAIGMEAAITKKDAIITAYRDHCIFLGRGGSLYEVFAELMGRQDGCSKGKGGSMHFYKKDSSFYGGHGIVGAQVPLGCGIAFAQKYSKEEAVTFAMYGDGAANQGQLFEALNISALWDLPSILVCENNHYGMGTAEWRAAKSPSYYKRGDYVPGLKVDGMDAFAVKQACKFAKEHALKNGPIILEMDTYRYHGHSMSDPGSTYRTRDEISGVRQERDPIERIKKLVLSHDLATEKELKDMEKEIRKEVDDAIAKAKDCPMPEPSELFTNVYVKGFGTESFGADRKEVKAALP